The segment TCTTGAACGAAGCCTTCCCTTCCTTGTCGTGCCCCAGCACCGTGGAATAGACCTCGTCACCCAGAGACGGAATCACGGAAACCTCGGCAAAGGCCTGCTGCCAGTTCCGGTACTGATGCCGCTCGGGTCTGAGCTGCCCAAAGGGTTTACCGTCCTTGCTCACGTCCAGATAGGCCTCGAAACGGGCCATGCTCTGATCGGCATGCTCATGATGGTCGGTGTAGGTGAATTCATAGGCACCGAGGGTCACACTCTCGCCCTTGGCAAGAACAGTCTCAATCTCCTGCTTGTACGGACCAGAGAAGGCAATACCCAGCACCATCAAGGCAAGGCCGACATGCACGCCGTACGCACCCCACATCATGCGCGAACGGCGCATGAAGGGCTGAGTCGCAAACAAGGCCACGATGCCAGCCAGGGCCGAAGTCGCCGACGACGCGGCAACAAGGGGAAGCATGTCGTGCACGCCCAAGCTCCAGAAGAACCCGGCGGCAGGAATCAAGGTTGCTGCCACGGCCAGGAACATCTTCTTGTTCCGCAGCCCACCCTTCCAGCCCAACCAGGGACAGAAGACCAGGAACAGAGCCATGAGGGTGAACAACGGCAGGCAGACCCGGTTGTAGAAACCCGCGTCCATCCCCTGCGGGTTCGGGCTCCAGATATTGGAAATCACAGGCCACATGGTGCCCAGCAGAACCACCACACCCACGGCCAGGAACAGCCACGCGGCAACCAGAAGCAGGCCTTGGCGAGACAGGAATTCGTCCAACTGTCTAGCGGTCTTGTCCTTGCCCTGCAGGGCTCCGATGGCTCCGATGGCCAGCATGGCAATCATGAACGTCAGCAGCGGACCACCGACACCACCATCTCCAAAGGCATGCAGGGAGTCGATCACTCCACTTCGCACCACATATGTTGCGAAGAAACAAAGCAGCAGCGTCAACACAATAAAGAAGACATTGGTCTTGTGCAGGGCATTACGGCGATTCTGAATCACGGCAGTATGCAGGAAAGCCGTTGCCGCCAGCCAGGGGATCAGCGAGGCATTCTCGACAGGATCCCAGGCCCAGTATCCGCCCCAGCCCAGTTCCATGTAGGACCACCAGGCACCGAGGACGATGCCGGAAGTCAGAAACAACCAGGAGACAAGGCTCCAGTTACGCCCGGCAGACAGCCAGCCCTTGGGATCTCCGGTAATCCAGACCGCCACGGCCAGACAGGCGGGGACGGTGAAACCGGCATAGCCAAAAAACAGCAGCGGCGGATGGAAGATCATGCCTGGGTTTCTGAGCAGCGGGTTCAGGCCCGTCCCCTCTGCGGGAACCGGGTCCAGAGTCAGGAACGGGTTGGTGGGGCCAACGAGGACCAGCAGGAAAAACGCCTGCACGCCTGCATGCAGCAGCCAAAACCAGGCCTTGGTCTGCGGCGTCAGGTCACGATAGCTTTTTGTCTGGGAGAAAATACCCGCCATGACGGCCACGCATACGGCCCAGAACAGGAACGACCCGGCCTGCCCGGCCCAGAAGGCGGTAACCGCATAGAACATGGGCAGGAAGGTGTCGGTGTACGAAGCCACATACTGAAAAGAAAAATCACGTGCCACAAGGGCTCTGAGCAAGATGGCACAGGCCATGCCGAACAGCAGCATGGCGCCGCTTTGGCCATACTCGGCAATACGCACGGGCTCCTCGCGCCGGGTCCACAGACCCCAGGCGCAGGCCAATCCCGAACCAACGGTGATGAGAAGCGCTACTGCAAGACAAAAAAATCCGATCAACTGCATATGATACCTCGGTAGGGGGTCGCCAGGACTTCTTGGCTAAACCGGGACGAACGCGGGCCTCTAGCCCTTGTCCGCCTTTTCCTCATCGCGAATCTTCTGGTATTTGGAAGGACACTTGGTCATCAGTGTCTTGGCCACGAAAACGCCATTGGCAGGATTCAATCCGCCCTCAACAATAACTTCCACTCCGGCCTTGAAGGTGTCGGGCACCGCGCCCTTATAGGTCACCATCATGGATTTCGTGGTGTCATCCTTATCCACCAGGAGAAAAGACACACCCATGGTGCCCGGGCCACCCTGGATATCCCTGGCGTCCACGGAGCCGAACAGGCGGGCGTTGGCGAGCTTGGAAGGCTCGATGGTCAACGCTTCGGAAACATTGACAAAATACACGCTATTCTCGGTCACTCCCGAAAAGAGCAACCAGCCCAGTCCGCCCAACAACAGGCACAGGGCGGCAACATAAATCCCTTTGCTATTCTTCTTCGCCATTTATATTTCCTCGCGGCTTTTTGGTGCCGCGTACCAGTTGTTCGCGTTGGGTCCGCGCCAAAGCGCGGGTATCGACGACCTCGTCGGTCTCATCCACAATTTCCTTGCCCAGAAGTTCCTCGAGCACGTCCTCTAGCGAGACCACTCCGGCCACTCCGCCCCATTCATCCAACACGACGGCAATGTGTATTCTCGACTCCAGAAAACCGATCAACATCTTGTCCAGAGGCAGGGAATCCAGCACGAATTTAACAGGCTTCATCAGCTCGGAAACACGCAGGTCATCCTTGTCCTCGGCCAGTGCCTGAAGCACCTGACGACGATAGACCACACCCACGATA is part of the Desulfovibrio ferrophilus genome and harbors:
- a CDS encoding heme lyase CcmF/NrfE family subunit, whose product is MQLIGFFCLAVALLITVGSGLACAWGLWTRREEPVRIAEYGQSGAMLLFGMACAILLRALVARDFSFQYVASYTDTFLPMFYAVTAFWAGQAGSFLFWAVCVAVMAGIFSQTKSYRDLTPQTKAWFWLLHAGVQAFFLLVLVGPTNPFLTLDPVPAEGTGLNPLLRNPGMIFHPPLLFFGYAGFTVPACLAVAVWITGDPKGWLSAGRNWSLVSWLFLTSGIVLGAWWSYMELGWGGYWAWDPVENASLIPWLAATAFLHTAVIQNRRNALHKTNVFFIVLTLLLCFFATYVVRSGVIDSLHAFGDGGVGGPLLTFMIAMLAIGAIGALQGKDKTARQLDEFLSRQGLLLVAAWLFLAVGVVVLLGTMWPVISNIWSPNPQGMDAGFYNRVCLPLFTLMALFLVFCPWLGWKGGLRNKKMFLAVAATLIPAAGFFWSLGVHDMLPLVAASSATSALAGIVALFATQPFMRRSRMMWGAYGVHVGLALMVLGIAFSGPYKQEIETVLAKGESVTLGAYEFTYTDHHEHADQSMARFEAYLDVSKDGKPFGQLRPERHQYRNWQQAFAEVSVIPSLGDEVYSTVLGHDKEGKASFKISVNPLVNWVWIGGTLMTLFPLLALGRRKQD
- a CDS encoding cytochrome c maturation protein CcmE, producing the protein MAKKNSKGIYVAALCLLLGGLGWLLFSGVTENSVYFVNVSEALTIEPSKLANARLFGSVDARDIQGGPGTMGVSFLLVDKDDTTKSMMVTYKGAVPDTFKAGVEVIVEGGLNPANGVFVAKTLMTKCPSKYQKIRDEEKADKG